A window of Fusarium falciforme chromosome 1, complete sequence genomic DNA:
ATCCCGGGTTGCCGTCCAAGCGCCAAGCAAGACAACTACGGCAAAGgacaaaaagaagaagcggaAGGGAGGAAAGCAGCTTCTCAGCTTTGGGGACGAGGAGGGTGACGAAGACATGCCAGTgctgaaaaagaaaaagtttGATACGAGAATTGTCATGGAAGCCGACCATGACGAGGAACCACCCAAGGAGAAACCCGTGAAACAAAAGGCGAAAAAGGAGGAAGCACCAAAGAAGAAGTTGCCAGTGAAAggtgaggaagatgaggaggacagGAGGGAACCAGAACCACACAAGAAAACAGAACGAATGCACAGCCCACCTGCGCGCCAGCGCGAGGAGTACAAATCCCCCGAGCCCGAACCGCCCAAGAAGACTGCTCTGGAGCGGGCCAATGAGGAAATGGCAGCGCTGAAGGCATCAATGAGACGGAACATTCACACCGAGGCGCCTGtgcaagaaaagaagaagactgcGCTGGAGTCCATGATCCCTGAGACATCTATCAGGGGCCGCAAGCGAAGGCCCGGTGCCAGCAATACATCAGCAACTGAGGATGCAAAGACACTTCGCATGCTGAAGGCCTTTCAGTCTAGGCTGGACAGGGCGCCCCCGGAAAAGGACAATGAGCCCTCAGCGCCCGTtgtcaaggaagaggagggaggtACTCAAGCtgcagatgatgaagctgagTTATGCGATTTGCACTTTATTGCAAACTGCCAGAGCTGCACCTCATGGGACaagcaggagaaggaggaaagcGATGACGAGGGCTGGATGTCACACTCTTTGAGCTTCGCGGCAGATAAACTGGGCAAGGATCTCAGCAACCGCaagaaggctgaggaggagctggtggTGATTGATCCACGCGAGAAAGCACGAAATctcaaggaagagaagcGGGCAGGGCGTGATGCGAGACAGGGGAAGACAGGGAGAGCATGGGATCAAGCACGAGACGCTGCAAGGAACGCCAAGATGGCTCAGGCGGCGTCTCTGGCGGGAAGAGGTGCAAAGTAGATGGCATTGCTTGGAGTTGAGCT
This region includes:
- a CDS encoding Peptidylprolyl isomerase → MSAIYNLEPQPTASVIIHTNRGELSVELFAKQTPLTCRNFLQLALDGYYDNTIFHRLVPGFILQGGDPTGTGNGGESIYDGGAFSGDLDPWPMDQRQGKNAGPTGINFRDEFHSRLKFNRRGLLGSANESRPDTNGSQFFFTLDKADELNGKNTLFGRIAGDTIYNLAKMGEAEVDEATERPVYPVKIERIEILVNPFDDMKKRSRVAVQAPSKTTTAKDKKKKRKGGKQLLSFGDEEGDEDMPVLKKKKFDTRIVMEADHDEEPPKEKPVKQKAKKEEAPKKKLPVKGEEDEEDRREPEPHKKTERMHSPPARQREEYKSPEPEPPKKTALERANEEMAALKASMRRNIHTEAPVQEKKKTALESMIPETSIRGRKRRPGASNTSATEDAKTLRMLKAFQSRLDRAPPEKDNEPSAPVVKEEEGGTQAADDEAELCDLHFIANCQSCTSWDKQEKEESDDEGWMSHSLSFAADKLGKDLSNRKKAEEELVVIDPREKARNLKEEKRAGRDARQGKTGRAWDQARDAARNAKMAQAASLAGRGAK